The segment ATCAAAAATAAGAACCGGAACTGGGCGGCGCGGCTGCGCCAGCCCCTTTCCGGTTCAATTGCGCCTCCGTCAGGTCTCAGGCTTAAGGCATAGAAATGCCGGAATAAAAAAGCCGTCAAAGACAGCAGTATAAGATCAAGCCATGGGTTCATTGGACCTCAACATTCTTTCAAGGTTTTTCTATGCCCAGCTGATTGATGATGTCCCGGGCCACCGAATAGGGGTCGGTCTTCTTTTGATACAGCTCCTCCAGGTTCTCCCTGGTCTCCATGTCGTGGGTCAGTTTGGCCCGGGCCCATTTGTCCAGCCGGTTGGTGATGATGTTGTGGACCTCGTCCTTGACCCGGGCCCGGCGCTTGGCCTCCAGCCGGCCTTCGGCTAAAAGATACTCCCGGTGTTTTTCAATGGCCCCGGCCAGTTCCTTGACTCCCTTGTTCTCCTTGGCCACCAGTTGCAGGATGGGCGGCAGAAAGGTGCTTTGGTCCATCTCCTTTACCGACAAAAGCTGCTCCAGCTCTATCACGCAGCGCTCCACTCCCTCCCGGTCGGCCTTGTTGACCGCGAAGATGTCGGCTATCTCCATGGTCCCGGCCTTCAGCACCTGGACGTCGTCGCCCAGGCCGGGAACGGTGACCAGCACCGTGGTGTCCACCCGGCCGGCCACCTCCACTTCGGACTGCCCGATGCCCACCGTCTCGAAGATCACGATATCATAGCCGGCCGCGTCCAGTATCTTGGCGGCGTCGGTGGTGGCCAGGGCCAGCCCGCCCAGATGCCCGCGGCTGCCCATGGAGCGGATGAAGACCCCGTCATCGGTGGCGTGCTGCTGCATCCTTACCCGGTCGCCCAAAATGGCCCCGCCGGAGAAGGGGCTGGTGGGATCCACCGCCAGCACCCCGACCCTGAGCTTTTGTTTGCGGTAATGCTTTATCAGCTTGTCCACCAAAGTGGACTTGCCTCCGCCCGGCGGCCCGGTGATGCCTATCAGGTAGGCCTTGCCGGTGTGCCGGTAAAGCTCCTTCAATAGCAGAGCCGACCCGGCATCGTCGTTCTCGATCACGGTGATGCCCCGGGCGATGGAGCGGATGTCTCCGCTGATTATTTTACCGGCCAGTTCGTTCATATGTGCTTGGATTTCCATTGGTCAAATAATAACAGATATCCTCCGCATTTTCAACATAAATCAAAAAAAAGAAGCCCCGAAGATGATCGGGGCTTCTTCCATATTATTAGACTATCTGGCTACGGTCATTTTTTCTTCAAAACAAAACCAATGTCAACTAAACGACGCCTTACGATTATGCAGTTATTTACGGAGCCGGTACAAACGGAATGCCTTCAGGACAACATATTGCTTGACAAGACCCTTAGCACTTACTATAATCCAATTATTGGCAATAAATATTAATTTAGGAGGACAAGGGATGAAGCAAAGATTTTTGCTTTGGACTGCCCTGCTGTTGTTCGGCGCGCTGGCGGCCGGGGGCTGCGCTTCGGCCAGGGTCAAGGGCAACATCTACAAAAAAGGCCCGATAGATCTGAAGACCGCCAAGTTCGCCGTCCTGCCGTTCAACAGCGCCAGTTCGGGGAAGACCATGTCCGAGAGGGTCTCCACCGACGGCAACGCCATCGCTGACATCCTGACCATCGAGATGCTGTTCAAGGGTTATCAGGTGCTGGAACGGGACAAGGTCCGGGACATCTTCAAGGAAGTTGCCCTTTCCCAGTCCATCACGGTCATGTCCGACGACCCCAAGAAGATCTCCGAGATGGGCAAATACCTGGGGGTGGACTACATCGTTTACGGCTCGGTGATCCAATATGATTTTCAACTGGCCAAGGGGGGAATGCTCTCCGGCGGCGGCGGATGGAAGACCGCGGTGGGGATCTCCGCCCGGGTGGTGGACGTTAAATCAGCCACGGTGGTGATGATCTGCACTGCCAGCCAGTCCGGCTCGGACCTGGCCGAGGCCCTGGGGGGCATCAGCCAGGCATTCACCAACGCCTTAAGCGAGGAGAAGATATATGTTTGGCAGTAAGCATATTAGATTGAGCATGGCCCTGATGGCAGTGCTGTTTTTTTTAGCCGGCACGGCCGCCGCCGAGCGGAAACTGCCGGGCCGGGATTTCCGGGTGGGTTTTAACCTGGAACCGGGGTTTAAATTTGCCAGCGGTTCCGGTTTTGCTTTTCAGGTCGGACTGATGTTGAAATTCAATGAAAAGACTTCGTTGATCCCCCACTTCGGGATCCACCCTTACGCGTACGAAGAAGAAACCAGCTACACCTATTTAAGCGGCTATGACCCGGTGACCTTTGACCCCATATACTCCACCCAAATGATCACCGACACCGTGGACAATACCGCTATAAACATAGGCCTGACCCTGCGCTATGAAATGCTCAAGGTATTACCGGCTCGCAACACCCGGTTTGAATATGACACCGAAGGCGAGGAGTTTGTGCATTACCAGTATTATGCCCCCCTGCGCCCGTATTTTCAGGCGCATTTGGGAACCTTCATGGGCGCTGGAATGGGTATCAACTATTATATCACCGGGAATACCGCCATGGGATTGGGGTTGGACTTTGGGTACAATCTGCAGGCCGAGGAGTCGGCCGGTTTTGGCATAATCCCGAAAGGAATATTGATAATAGGGTTTTAACTGTTTTCAGAAAAAAACCGCCCCGCAAACATGTCCGCCATAGTCTGTCGCAAAGCAGACGAAGGATGATTGCGGGGCGGTTTTTATTGCCGGCCCCGATGCCTGGCAGCCTGTCCTTGGAAATTTATTCACCATCTATCGGGCCTTATAGACGGGAAAAATATCTCTGGTTTTCAGTTAAACAAGTAATACCCTTAATCCTCAAAAATCAAAATGCTGTCACTTTTATATGTCAACATTTTACTGTTTTTTGTTTCCCCTTAGTCTCCTAATCCCCTGTGATCCAATGGACTAAGTTTTTCATCTGTCACTGGTTTTATTTGTTTTGAAATGTTTAAAATATGTCTTGACAACTTACCTATGAGGCTGTATACTCGCCCCCTCTTTGCCACATTGGCACGCCGGGCAAATTCCTGATTTTGGATGACTATTGTAGAAGGGGGTACAACAAGCCCCCGAATATACAATACCAAAAAGGAGGATGTCTCATGGGAAAAACAGCAACAGTGAAAGTCATCATAGGCATGGTGGCATGCCTGATGGTCTGGGGTTGTTCTGATAATCCCACCAGCATCGCTGACAAGACGGCTCCGCAATCTGCCAGCTTGGTTGCCCTGCAAACGGACAACATCATCCCCGGACAATACGTGGTGGTGCTTAAAGAGTCGGGAGCCCTTGCGGCAAAGAGCTCCGCCACCTATGACCAGGCGGAGGCCTATGCCCGGTCAAAAGCCTCGGCCGTCATGCAGGACAACGGCATCTCCTCCGTAAAGATCAGGGTTGCATACGGCACCGCCCTGTTGGGTTTTGCCGCCAACCTTACCGAGAAGGAAGTGGCTGACCTGAAAGCCGACAAGCGGGTCTCATACGTTGAAGCCGACCGCATGATCACGGTAAAGATCACTGCCAAACCAGCCCCGG is part of the bacterium genome and harbors:
- the meaB gene encoding methylmalonyl Co-A mutase-associated GTPase MeaB is translated as MNELAGKIISGDIRSIARGITVIENDDAGSALLLKELYRHTGKAYLIGITGPPGGGKSTLVDKLIKHYRKQKLRVGVLAVDPTSPFSGGAILGDRVRMQQHATDDGVFIRSMGSRGHLGGLALATTDAAKILDAAGYDIVIFETVGIGQSEVEVAGRVDTTVLVTVPGLGDDVQVLKAGTMEIADIFAVNKADREGVERCVIELEQLLSVKEMDQSTFLPPILQLVAKENKGVKELAGAIEKHREYLLAEGRLEAKRRARVKDEVHNIITNRLDKWARAKLTHDMETRENLEELYQKKTDPYSVARDIINQLGIEKP
- a CDS encoding CsgG/HfaB family protein, translated to MKQRFLLWTALLLFGALAAGGCASARVKGNIYKKGPIDLKTAKFAVLPFNSASSGKTMSERVSTDGNAIADILTIEMLFKGYQVLERDKVRDIFKEVALSQSITVMSDDPKKISEMGKYLGVDYIVYGSVIQYDFQLAKGGMLSGGGGWKTAVGISARVVDVKSATVVMICTASQSGSDLAEALGGISQAFTNALSEEKIYVWQ